From the Choristoneura fumiferana chromosome 15, NRCan_CFum_1, whole genome shotgun sequence genome, the window tacgtttgaagtgccaaaaatatgtatacaggactttattgcctgaacattaaggccgtgtatacttatttttgcactttggctgtattcatatctttgttgctgactgtacagcgGGGCGGGCAACGAAGCGTTGACCAGAGACTTTATTCTCTAAAACACTTGGTACCACaaccacttctttctgccacACGGCATAAGATGAGGGTAGGCCAGAAATTAATGGATTTAGACGCTATAGCCGCACAGTGGTTATCTCGCAGCACATgtaatgaacagagaaaaaGCGTCGTGGAATGTGATAAGCTTCTCACCAGTAGTGTAATGTTTTTGTACTCGTGATcgtatttgagcatttctagAAAAGTTTGTActtacatttgatttgcgactctgattttgataaaaatttgcaggtatgtagagtgaacgatactgagtcgtaataacatagtctctcaaaatgtcccaattggtttgtatggaaatttccttttttgttaccaaaactctatggatttgcggtaaaaaaaggaactttccatacaaattaattgggacatttcgggagactatgttatttaaactcagtatcgttcactctatctacctgcaaatttttgcccaaatcggagtcgcaaatcaaatgtacaaacttttttagaaatgctcatttacCTACCATCTCTATCTATCCTCATCTTACTAAAGAAGAGGTGAAAACGATAGTGATTCAGAGTTCGTTAGATAATAAGCCCTCTGGTATAAATTCAGTATGAGAGTCCTTCTAACCTCTTGCTTCTATCTATATAGTTCCAAGTGAATACGGCCGTAAATGTAACTGTAAAAAAACACGCAACGCTACCTATAATTTGGTAACCAAATATTTCGTTGCTGTACAATCTTTTTAATCAACAACCATTTTCCTTAATACTTTTACCAGGTACTCACCTGTACTTAAAAAGCTAAAGTAAACTTTATTTTAGTGGCATATAGCTCATTTGAGGTACAAAGTTTGCCAGGGATTGACATAATAAGGGTAATCTGTAATCATTAATTTACCGGTTCCTTAGCCTTGGCCAGAAACTGAAAGTGCCAAAAAACGAAAGGTTCGTCAActggttttaaattttgatcCTACAATGCGAAAAATTGTAAGTCTGATCGTTTGTtgcctcttcacgtctaaactgctgtaccgatttagatgaaactcagtaagtatacagatattttgaatcccggggaagaCCATAGGGTAGTTGgacgctgttatgcaatagtgtgtcaaccctgattaattctgcaatacaatttcaacccttagaaaataattttagttgacAATTGaatattgtattgcaaaatgacagtgggttgactcagtattgctaataaataataataaataaaatcgtttGATTCAGATCACCAAGAATCCATAGTTTTGTTAGCATACAATGTCATTctataactatgttagtaatgtttgcaaaacagcgtccagttttcatcccggaaaattgcataggtagTACCCGCGGGAAAgcgttaaacgaattctacgcggacggagtcgctggcAGCAACTAGTAAATAATGAAGACACTTTATTTTAGTAGCAAAAGTATTTGAACTGGGAAACAGTCTAGAAATATTTCAACACGCTCGTGCTTATACTTTTGTCAATAAATTCGCGTATTCGAGTAGGTACTCGattcttttttaatttcgaCTGTTAAGACTTATGCTGTAGACAATACATACATAGCGATTTACAATGTAGGACGTAGTtctgcaaacaggaaccaacccacacctccCCCCAAAGTTGAAAAAAGTATATGCAACAAGTTACTGAAATGCACTCTATCGAGTTGATAGAAGGTGCATTTTagtaacttgttgcatacttatctaaactttgggggcaggtgtgggttggttcctgtttgcagaACTACGTCCCATATTCAAGAAAACGCTTCTTCGCTAGTGATCCTTAAGTATTAAATTGCCTTATCTAAGTTCAATAGAAGTGGTCCGAAAATAGTCTCTACCTATctaattttgtacaataacctttttcataaaataacctTTTTATTTACGTAGTCATTTCTGTATAACTTATCCACCGAAAAATTATTGGCACTTTACGAGTACAACCAAGTTACCTATTAGAATGAAATAATCCGTCATTTCTGAACCAAAGAAAGGTTAGTACGATTACGACACACTGACTTGCATCACTAATACGTTAAGCGCCATCTATTGTGCCTTTATAAAACTACGCGAGTGCCACAATGTGACCTAATAAATAGTGTATAGGTTCCACGTAACATTTATTAATACTTACCCctaatttaagttattttagaCTTGATAGAGTCATAATATAGGCGAGGGGGACgagtgggccgtgcccaccccagtatgatCTAGTGCCCACCACatgatgttgggctaccgattcgaaattctataataaaaaaaccaggacagacccccccccctcccccctgaaaaataaccctaaaTACGCCAATGGATAGAGTCTTTAGTCATTTTAATAACCTTCAAGTTGCAACCTTTTTATTCTTAGGTCACTCGCTAtcacgcgagactaaacaaaaGCAAGGCATTTTGAGTCTTCAAGTAATTGTCCATTTTGGAATGATATAAGAAGAATGAACCTCGTGTCCcattaataacataataatatcataactTAACCCTGTCTGTCCCTTACGTAAGTTCGAATGCACTAAAAGCTAAATGAAGACGATTTGTTATTGAACCCACTAGAACCAGAAATACACAGAGTAGGAGCTTGCGTGCTCAAATTTTTGAGCTATTCATGCGAGTCGTTATTTCTACTAATTCCTGTATATTTTCCTAAAGTAGctattatcaaaaaatattgtgttCCTATTCCAACCTACCCGACATTCCTTGTACCATTCCCTTTAAgtacctttttttaattatctgtaGAATTTCTAACCAATTGCTCCAAAGCACCGCAAAAATTATttgactaggtaggtatatcgtGTGTGCTTTAATGGTATTGTTtcgtttttaatgtaatgataGATTTTGATTGCAAGTTAccactaaataattaaaatataaataattgatttGAACAAATTATAACACCATTTATTGCAACAAGCTCTGATTAATCGGCTTGACGACTTGTGGCtctgtttatatattttttttctaaattgtaTTAAACTAGCGCTGTCCTAAAAAATTAGCcgaaaatgtataaaattgttTACCTACTAGAGTTCTTGCTTACTTAACCAGTGTTTTATATAGCTTTTCATAACGTGtatacttagatattaatgtatggatatgttttataaattgtaaataaCGTGTATTTTGATGTACGGATCCGTCAATACCTTAGGTTTCATTCTGTCAACAttacattttgtttgttttgtacaatTTCAGTTCTATAGTTTATACGATTTTAGGATTATTCGCGGCAGTTCCTTTGTTTGTCCCTTCGATGATCCTTCTTTTTTGTTTCTTCCTTCTTTTGATGGTCCTTTTGCGTTTCTTTTTTGCTCTAGTTCCTTCACTTGACTTGAAGGAAGAACTGCGTTTAATTTCTCGCCTTTGTTCCTTTGCACGAACTGAAGATAAAAAGTTGTTaatgcgaaaggaacaaaggcgaaaaaaaaatacagttcttgtttaaattatattgtaacagataactcacgtcttaaatcgagtttagctcgacatgtttcatataatttaatatgagtgagtctcacgatagtttcatgttcaaaacagtTCTTGTTTCAAGTCTTGTGAAGGAATTAGTGCGAAAAAAACGCGATGGTTCCATCGGAGGAGCAGCCAGAGGAAATAGCGCGAATAATCCCAATTTTAGCAATGTAGAAGTAAATATTGGGCTAATGTATTGCAGAGTTGGTGTAAGTTGCATGATAGAGCCAACTGGACCAATGTATAAATTTGTGCTATTTGGCTTATGCTTTGCTTATTCGAAAAATGTGAACCATGTGTatcaagaaaaataaattactcaAAATGAAATTGTACAAGACAATATTCAGTTTCATTCTGTTTCACCAATAATTGTATGCATTTTTCTAGTAGCAATAAGAGAACAACCTCTGTTGATAGACGAATAACATAGTTCCATAGACGTTGTGCTCAAATATTGATTTGTGATGtcgatgtatttttgtaattgttCGTTTTGTAGTAGTACTATTCTGTTAAATAGGTATATCTactaataaataacatataCATATTCAccgagttttatttaaattcctaTATATATATTCCACAAAGTCCAGTTGCACGTCGTGGGCCTCGCTTTGACGCCCACGTAacaacgcattcactgccacctaacttccacaggtgccaccgacgcacatgtgcgttaaagatgtatgaataattatgattatgacagcggcactgggtaaAGTTCCGAatacgcatatatgcgtcggtggcagtgaatgcgttaaaactATATTCATGATATCGCCCGAAGCGAACTATACTTTTTGCTAACTttgtctacttagtactttgtttcaaaacgtactaagagtctatgactttgaaagagaatcaatttaataactgacgaaggttttcctacccccactgtacCTACTTGTCATCCAGGAAACAACTTTTCCGTGCCGATTTTTCAAGTCAATGTCGttataaggctgcgtttcaaccagagatgtgcgagggtgcgtcgcgaagaatttgtttttcatgaaccaatagaaacgctttatttacctatcctcgctccgctcaactgtttccactagacTAGAGCTTGGCTGTGCGAGGTTAGGAcatcatgacaagcacattcctcacaacacatacTCCCACACCGTCGTTTTAcggtagcgacgaagacaactttaaaaaatccctaattagtttattttttgtatgtgttttttgtgtattttatatgtctttttgtgtacctattgtagtattttcaataaaagatTGTGTTCAGTCTTCagatgttgttttattttcttgttttcgtgatattttaataagttttatataTTAATGCGTGTGTCGGCTGGGAGGGACCGAATGTGAGAGTGAGCTGTCGAACTCACTTTTTTCAAAGTGACAGTTCGTTTAGAAACTATAACACACcaattacttttttataatttgaatttaacagCGCATTAGTGTTTCagctgtaatgctgtaattttttgtcgacaaataaataaataaacaaataaatcactTGAGGAACGCAGCCTAACCATTTGAGAAGTTCCGTCCTGCCACCGACCACCAGATTACACCAGTTTATCGTACTATCAGCGGATTTACATGTACGAGTATGGTAGCACTTACAATGATTTGTCCTAAGTCCTACATACatgtaaagttaagtaaaggctagtaaaaaaataaacaataggtacaaattcatattgtttttattttcaaacagtTTGCACTGTAAaagatataacaaaataaaaggcGAAGTATATAAAaacattacctacattaaattttttttcatttgcattttataaacaatatacctaatattatcaaagtagaaaataataataatcacaacaattacagaaaaaaaaaacaaaaaaaaacaattcaataaaaaaaacactttcgtTGCCATTCCTTGATCACTAACTCAAAAACCGTTGCACTACGATCTTTCAAAAACAAggaaattttaagttaacttttcacGTCGAACACTGTTCAAATAACGAAACTTTTAGACTTTTTGCCTTGTGaccgataaaattaaatttggacCATTTTATTCAAGGTAATAGATAAAATCTGGAGATACTATCCAACGCAGGTGCGTTTCCTCGGCTGCTCGAGGTATTTCACGTAGAGATGTGTATAGAGTTCCTTCGCGTCGGGCTCGGAGCCTGCCTCGGCGGCCTTCTTCGCTTCAGCGCATGCCGCCTTTGCTTTCTTGTTTATTTCCTACAAAATGGgccaaatatttataaaacatgtttaacGTCAACAACCGACGCCTAAAGACATGTAAAAAGACTGCCAGGTTGAAGTGGcactgggctggccacgtcaGCCGAATGCATCCACTGCGATAGGCTAAAAATGCCACAGAGTGGGTGCCAcaggcagtggcgtagctatcgtagGGCCAGGTGCCCCGGAGCTCAAGGGGCCCTCTAATCTAAGCTTTAAATTGAAAAGAgaggagcataaaagaaaaagagaggaaaaaaaatcttgtgagcAGGCTTGACCCTCGAGCCTGCTAGGGATAAGTTCTACTCACTGTATCCTATTCTTATTCCTATCTATAACTTTGAAGGCCAATATATAAGTTCAAGCTATGTACGTTGGAAGAGGGGGTGaattctttctctatgcaccggggccATTGaccacctagctacgccactggccaCAGGACGGATGGCAATGGCGGGTATGTCCAGAAGTAGTCGTATCACTATTTATGCACGCTAAGTGTCAAATATTGGTACTGGTACCTTGAATCAATTTAATCTTCTGGCACCCCAAATAATAATGTaacaacacaaaaaaatcataagtcCTAAGGCATTACCTCGATCTCCTCATCCGTTGCCAGTTTATTTTCGACTATTATTTTCTTCAGCTTGTTCAGGGGGTCCTTGGTCTTCCTGACCGCCTGGACCTCCTCTCGGGTTCTGTAGCTCACTCCAGGGTCCGACATCGAGTGCCCGTAATACCGGTAGGTCTGCATCTCTACTATCATAGGGCCTTGTCCGGAACGGCTGTAGTCTGATGCTACCTTTGCTATCTCCTGCAAATGAAATGCAATAACAAACATGATTGAGACATAGAAATCACCATAAATACATATCCGATGCTAATTACTATGCTGTAGTAACCCGGTCACAAGGACTCACACTGTTTATTTGATTTAAGAAATGCCATGTTGACTACCTACAGCTTTTGGGTGCGGTTAGTGGACGACTTCGTAATAATCAAGTGAACCCATTTGAGGTCTGTTAGTCAACCCTTCTAACAATGTCATGAGTGTTTGAAGTATCAGGTCGTACATTATTGTTATTCAATCCGGGTCGATAACTACAGGTCGCACTTTAACCGCACCCCAGCTCATCtccatcatcagcatcatcttTAGCATTAGATTCTCAGCGCATAAGTGGGACGCGACGTGTGTCGACAGTCTTGCCGCGTCTCACATCCAAAGCACCGCGCTCAAAGCTGGGACGGCTGCTGAACAAGCTCAGATAAACAAGCGACGCAAATACTTGCTTTAATCAAACTATCATGAGTTTACGGCGCTTGCTTTTGAGACAATGGGACCATGGTCAGAAGAcaccaacattttttttaaatatctgtcATCTCGTATGGTTTAGACCCCAGGGCTGGGACTTACaactcgcaaagattaggaataacagttcagcgaggtaatgcggccagtgGGATCTTGGGATCATTGCCTGAGACAGAAAAGCAGAAAATCTAGACGAGATTTTCACTTTGTTATAttagtttagtttgtatttagttttagttttttaattgtttttttatataatattagttagtcaagtagtaaatatttgttttaggaGTTGTTcattatacataggtacatatattttaaataaaaccataaaaattacaagtagaaattaaaatttaaaccacAATTTTTGTGAATTCCCGTCGGGATTAAGTTTAATTCTGGATTTAGACGTACAATTCAACTCTATCGGAATCGGACCTAATTAATTGTGCACCTGGGCAAAGCCGTGGGTAGGTAAAggatagtacagtcaccagcatcaatatctgacacaacaagcgtgcataaatatcggatacgactctatttccagggccggaaggacgtgtcagatatttttgcacgctccgctgtggcagatactcgtattaatgctggtgactgtaccgcaAGGACCGATATCAATGCGgttcttttttatgtgaaagctcGCGAATGTTTTTAGCCATTACTATTagctatgtactagactgcatgttccTTACGTCAAAACGGcaaacaaaattagttcacagcgcggttttgtgaacagttcactatagtttgttgacgtgcGTGACAGGGGTTgagtcaaagtaatattgacgattgatgcgccgcgcgttttgctCCAAACAggcagtctagtgccgtaaggtacatagatgtcgatgtttTTAGCTATAGACTACCGGGTGGCcaagtggtaagagaacctgactacgaagcttgaggtcccgggttcgattctcagccgggtcagatatttgcatgaataagacgaatgtttgttttcgggtcatggatgtttaatatttaagtatgtatttatctatataagtatgtttatccattgcctagtatccatagctttgcttagtttgggacacgtttgggactaggtacaatacggtatttgacaactcctgattttgccatatcttaatattattatgcaaatatagatatacagatagagtttagcgaagagaaaatttaaatcggttgaaaaaaaattttttttttattcaactggatggcaaacgagcaagtgggtctcctgatgataagagatcaccaccgcccatagacacctgcaacaccagggggattgcagattagatttatagtgattttttgaaaaatctatatacctgtctttttctcaaacgcttttctctatgcagcaagtatggcggtactggcgtgtgacgtcacatgccagtatgtctttctctgtctaatcttgaatttgaaacctttataactttgttatttggaaaggtagcttaaaaattatttttctattcgataacaggcattgtgtagttttaatttataaaacatatacaaaatagtcaaataccgtattggtgtcaagtgtgccataatatttatatttatttatttattaaattgattcagcCGTttgtgagatattgaactttaaaatgataatgtcggggtattccaacttttctaagttgctTGGGTTACATGCACTGTGTGTATTTGCGACATTGAATCTTACTCTGACAGTAATGACGTCCATGCCGTCTGCCCTGATGCCAGGAATGACTCTACCAGCCTGGAAATAGTTGGTGCTGGACGAAGAGCGTTCCGATGCCGTGCCCATGCCATAGTAATTGTTCTCGCATACGAATACACGGGTATTTTTAGCAACGATGCTATGTTGAAGGACTCGtgtacctgaaattaattagtaGGCAAGCATAAGGTACatatacctactttgtttttgaaagaaagagaaaaaaaaacatttaggtaGCTGAGCATGTACCTTCTCATTGATATGTGGTTCTTTTTTAtgagcaataaatgtttttcttactttctttttttatgtattgccacaaaacacattaaataagattacatacaaaatcaaagtaagtaaaagtaagtaGTATGTTTTTGTAAGTTTCTTTGATCATGATCACTTCGGTATCCCATACTTTTTGTCTTGTCAATGATATGAGGGCTacttgacaggtgaaatatggatagatggcgttagtatcttcttcttcttcaaccttgatctacccaatgctgagtaagtctcttccattttagaccattATGTGCGGTCCtgagttttccgcatccagtccttcccagccgctcgcaccaaatcgtccgtccatcttgctGGCTGCCATCCCACATTCCTGAGCCCCTTTCGTGGTCGTTGGTGGTGGCGTTAGTATCGCCgtacgtcaaacggacctcacgatactaacgccatctagcgatattgcgCCAAAATCATTCAAGCTAAACACAGCACAGTTACTGTCAAGCAGGCATGAACATCATTCgaataaaatattattggaATTATTATTCGAatacacaataaaataacttaacgatttttttattcaggAATAAATTATGTGTGGGGTGTTGGTGTAGGTAGGTCATGATAGAAGGCACTCCATGCAGTTGTTATGCATGAGGATCGAAGTCCTAAAGATGAGAGTCGGAACATGTACTATAtaatatgcgtccgagttgagaaaatTCGATGGAGCGATGCAAGATGTTTTAGTTTCTATatttgttcactagatggcgctaggattCACTACACAGGTAACACAGGTATGTTTCGTACCTGCCCCTGATTGGCCGCTCCGTCGCCGTACAGCGCAAAGCAGACTCCGCAATCGTCAGTGTACATGTGGCCAAAGCCCAAACCAACACCAAGAGgcacctaaataaataaacgaccatatcaacattatttattttacacaccACGTAATGTGTGTTACTATTCTACgtagtacctattattatttattctgtgctatTACTAACGCTCGTCCATGAAGCAAGCGTTGGTGTTACAAATTAacgaaaaatttaattaaattgattcatccgagttgagaaacttaaCCGCTGTAGCAGTTCATCTATAATTCTTTAAGTATCTATTTGATATCTAAGTCGCCACAACTGAAATACAGTATTCTGTCCATACCTGCCCACCGACGATACCCTGGCCACCGTAGAAATGCGGCGGCACGTAGAGATGCATAGAGCCCCCCTTGCCCCCCAT encodes:
- the LOC141435661 gene encoding LOW QUALITY PROTEIN: pyruvate dehydrogenase E1 component subunit alpha, mitochondrial-like (The sequence of the model RefSeq protein was modified relative to this genomic sequence to represent the inferred CDS: inserted 1 base in 1 codon), with amino-acid sequence MMFQRQQGKDGPRLVLSELTGKADGLMGGKGGSMHLYVPPHFYGGQGIVGGQVPLGVGLGFGHMYTDDCGVCFALYGDGAANQGQVHESFNIASLLKIPVXFVCENNYYGMGTASERSSSSTNYFQAGRVIPGIRADGMDVITVREIAKVASDYSRSGQGPMIVEMQTYRYYGHSMSDPGVSYRTREEVQAVRKTKDPLNKLKKIIVENKLATDEEIEEINKKAKAACAEAKKAAEAGSEPDAKELYTHLYVKYLEQPRKRTCVG